The genomic region CCGTGCGCCGGGAGATGAACAGGGCCTGGGCGATCTCCCGGTTGGTGCGGCCGCTGGCCACCAGGCGGGCGATGTCCTGTTCGCGCGGGGACAGCTGGCTGCCGTAGCCGCGCCGGCCCCGTGGCGAGGGCGTGGGCACGCCGATGCTGCGGATGTGGTGGCGGCAGCGGGCGGCGTCGACGGTGGCGCCGAGGGCGTCGTAGGTCTGGGCGAGCGAGCCGAGGGCGGCGGTGTCGGGCGGCGCCGCGCGCAGGGCCGCTTCGGTGAGCTGGGTGGCGCGGTAGGTCAGTCCCAGTTCGCGGTGCTGGTCGACCGCGGCCTGGTAGAGCCGTTGGGTCTCACCGCGGTCGCCGGCGGCCGCGGCCAGCCTGGCCCGGCAGGCGGTCAGCGTCGCCTCGGCGAACGGGGCGTCGGTGCCGGTCAGGCCGTCGGCCAGCTCGGCGAGCAGGTCGCGGGCGGCCTCGGGGCGCTGGCCGGCCAGGTAGCAGTCGACCGCGTGCGGCACCACCTCACCTGCCCAGACCCAGGCCCCCTTGCCGCGCAGCAGGGCCACCCCGCGCTCGGCCTGCTGCTCGGCCGCCGCGGTCTCGCCCCGGCTGAGCAGCATGGCGGCCAGGCCGCCGACCGCGGCGATCCGCACCGGGATGGTCGCCGCCGCCGGGTGTGCGCCCTCGGCGGCCTGGAACCCCGCCTCGGCGCGGGCCCAGTCGCCGCGCGCGGTGGCCAGCCAGCCGCAGGCCAGGTTCAGCTCGGTGGTGACCGGCGGCAGGTGCGCGTAGGTCCGCAGCAGCTCGGCGATCCGCTCCTCCAGCCCTGACCACTGCCCGGTGAGCCAGTCCAGCCGGACCGCGGTGGCCTCGGCGGCGCCGATCACGTACGGCGCGCCGACCCTGGCGGCGAGGGTGAGCCCGGTGCGCAGGAAGGCCCTGGCCCGCTGGTGGTGGCCGATCCAGGAGCAGGCGTCGGCCAGGTTGCAGTGCGCGCGGGCCAGGTGGCGCACCTCCTCCGGGTCGCGCACCTCGGCCGGGGCGGGCAGTCGCGCGGCGCGGTCCCAGGCGCTGGGGTCGCCCGCGATCAGCCTGCCGCCGAGGGTGGTGGCCAGCACGGCCAGGCGCAGGGCGCGGGCGGGCAGGTGGTCCAGCACGCCTTCCACCCGGTCCAGCCAGGCCTGGTGCTCGGCGAGGGGCGCGGTGTTCAGGTAGGGCACGGCCAGCACCGCCATGCCGCGCGCGATCCGGCCGGGCTGGTCGGCCAGCAGCTCGACCGCGTGCGCGATCTCCGCTTCGGCGCGGTCGGACTCGCCCGTCTGGCGGAGCAGCAGCAGGCCGAACCACAGGTGCACCTCGCCGCGCACGTCGGCGGTCAGCCGGGGGTCGGAGAGCAGGTCCTCGACCCTGGCCAGCGCCGAGGGGCTGTGCAACCCGGCCACCGCGTGGTCGCACAGCTTCATCGCCAGCCGGTTCACGTCCTCGGCGCGGGCGTCCGCATCGGAGATCACCTGGCAGAGCAGGTCGATCGCGGTGGGCACGTCCCGGCCCTCGACCGCGGCGTCGGCGGCCAGCTCGCTGTAGCGGAGCCAGTCGGCGACCAGGCCACCGGCCTTGGCGTGCGCGGCCAGCCGGGCCAGCGGCTTGCGGTCGAGCCCGGACAGCACCCGGATGGCCCGCTTGTGCAGCTCGCTGCGCCACGGGCCGGGGGTCGACTCGCGCACCGCGCGCGCGGCCATCGGCGACCGGAACCCGTAGCGGTCCGCCGATTCCTCGACCAGCACGGCCGAGCGCACGAGCATGGTCAGCTGGTCCAGATCGGCCTCGCCCGCGACCGCGGCCAGGGTGTCGGCCGACTCCGCGACGTCGAGCACCGCGGCCGCCTCGGCGAGCGCGCGGGCGGCGGGCGGCAGGCCCCGCACGCGCTCCTGGACCGCCTCCCGCACCAACGCCGGCACCCCGGTCTCGGCCAGCACCCAGCGCGCGGCCGTCTCGTCGGTGCGCACGTCCCGTTCCGGCGCGGGCAGTGCCCGCACCGTCTCCTCGACCACGAACGGGACACCGCCCGTCTCCTGCCACACCGCCTCGGCGAACGGCACGGAGGCCAGCGGCGCGCCCAGCACGGCGTTGACCATCGCGCGCACCTCCCCCGCGTCGAGCGGGCGCAGGGTGAGGTGCACCCCGGTCACCCCGGGCGGGATGCGCAGGGCGCGGCCGAGCGGGGCCTGGGCCGGAAGGTCCTCGGGCCGGTAGGTGGCCACGACGGACAGCTCCGGCGGCGGGTCGGCGAGCACGAAGCGCAGCACCTGGCGGGTCCGCTCATCCGCCCAGTGCAGGTCCTCGACCACGAGCACGGCCGGGCCCAGCGCGGCGAGCAGCTGCCGGATGGCGCGGAACACCCGGTGCCGTTCGGCCACCGGATCGCCCAGCGGCGGCGGCGCTGGCGGCAGGAGCGCGGCCAGCTCGGGCAGGTGGTCGCGCAGCGCGCCGGTCACCGGTCCCGGATCGCGCAGCCGGTCCCCGCACCGGCTGAGACAGTCCAGCAGCACGCCGTAGGGGAACGGGTCGGCCAGCGGCTGGCAGGCGGCCATCACCACCTGGGCCGGGCCACTGCGCGCGGCCAGCTCGGCGACCAGTCTGGTCTTGCCGATCCCCGCCTCACCCGCCACGAAGGCCACCGAGGGCGGGCGCGCGGTGGCGGCGCGCAGGGCGGCCAGCTCCGCGTCCCGGCCGATCAACGGCGGCGGACCGGAGCGGGTTCGCACGGCATCGTCGAGCATCCGCACTCCCGTCGTCGACCGCCAGCGTAGGTCGGCGGATCTGCCGCCATAACCCCGAATTCGGCTGGTCCGCCGGGTGCGGGCAAGTCGGGTACCCCTACGGGGACTTACCACGGTTGTTCCCCCTCCGCCGACGCCGAATGGTGATGTCCACCCACTGCGGAATGGAGGAAACCGATGCACAGGACGCGAAGAACAGCGGCCCTGCTGGCCGTCGCCGCGGTCGCGATGACCGTGACCGCGGGAGTAGCGACCGCCCAGCCGGAAGCCGCCGTCGTCCAGGCCGACGAGCACATCGCCGGGCGTTACCTGGTGGTGCTGAAGGACAGTGCCCGTGCGGCCCAGGGCCACGCGAGCACGCTCACCCAGCGCTACGGCGGGGTGGTCGCGGACACCTACTCGGCCACGCTGAACGGGTTCGCGGTCCGCGATCTGCCCGAGCGGCAGGCGAAGCTGCTGGCCGCCGACCCCTCGGTCAAGGCGGTGCACGAGGACGGCACGACCAGGGCGGTCGCCGAGGAGCAGCCGAACCCGCCGTCCTGGGGGCTGGACCAGATCGACCAGCGGACCACCAGCCTGGACAAGAAGTACACCTACCCGAACAAGGCGGACAACACCACCGCCTACGTCATCGACTCCGGGGTGCGCATCCAGCACTCGGAGTTCGAGGGCAGGGCCAGCCACGGCTACGACTTCATCGACAACGACAACGACGCCAGCGACTGCTTCTGGCACGGCACCCACGTGGCCGGCACCATCGCGGGCAAGACCGTCGGGGTGGCCAAGAAGGCCAAGGTGGTCGCGGTCCGTTCGCTGAACTGCGGCGGTTCGGGCCCGGACTCGGCCACGGTCAGCGCGCTGGAATGGGTGGCCAAGAACGGCGTCAAGCCGGGCGTGGTCAACCTCAGCCTGGTGATGGACACCGTCGGCGTCGGCGACGAGCAGGTCAAGGCGTTGGTGGCCAAGGGCTTTGTGGTCGCGGTGGCGGCGGGCAACAACGGTCAGGACGCCTGCACGGCCAGCCCCGGCCGCACCCCGGAGGCGTTCACCATCGGCTGGATCAACCAGGGCGGCGGCCGCAGCGGCAACTACGGCCGCTGTGTCGACCTGTTCGCACCTGGCGGCAACATCTACTCCACCGACCACACCGGCGCCTACCGCACCGGCAGCGGCACCTCGATGGCCTCCCCGCACGGCGCGGGCGCGGCCGCGCTGTACCTGGGCGCGAACCCGGGTGCGACCCCGCAGCAGGTCCGGGACGCGTTGGTGGACAACGCGACCCCGGACCTGGTGACCAACCCGGGGGCGGGCTCGCCGAACAAGCTGCTCTACACCGGGTTCATCGGCGGCGGCCCGACCAAGTGCGGGGTCAAGGCCAACGACGAGGACGTGTCCATTCCGGACGCCGGTGCCGCGGTCGGCAGCAGCGTCACGCAGAACTCCTGTGAGGGCAAGGCTTCCGCGACCCTGCCGGTCCGGGTGGACATCGAGCACGGCTACACCGGCGACCTCGCCATCGACCTGATCGGCCCGAGCGGAGCCACCTTCCCGCTGCACCGCGCCGGCGGCGTCGGCGAGGCGGGTGGCGTGCACCAGAGCTTCACCGTGGACGCCTCCCGCGAGGAGGCCAACGGCACCTGGCGGCTCTCCGTCCGCGATGTGCACCGCTTCGACACCGGAACCCTGACCGGGTGGTCGATCACCTTCTGAGTCCCCGCCAATCCCCTGCAAGTCGAGGAGCACCATGAGAACACCACGTCTGGTCACCGCCCTGTGCGTGGCACTGGCCGCGCTGGCCATGCCGGTGGCCGCGGCGGCCGAGCCCGCCCCGATCAGCACCGCCGCCATCCCGACCGATGAGCTCAAAGCCGGTGACGCGGGTGCGAACGTCATCAACGGGCAGCGCACCACGGTCAAGGAGAACCCCTTCGTCATCGCCGGTGTCCGCGCCGGCGGCGGCGGGCCGCAGGGCCAGTCCTGCACCGCCGCGGTGGTGGGCAAGCGCAAGATCCTCACCGCCGCGCACTGCATGATCGACGTCGGCGGGGCCAAGAGCTACATCTACGGCGACGACGACCTCACCACCGCCGGTGATGAGACCTTCCGCACCAACGTCACCTCCTTCAAGGCGCACCCGCGCTACACCGGCCCGAACTCCTGGCAGACCGGCTACGACGTCGCGGTGATCACCACCGCGGACGACCTGCCCGTGCCGGAGAGCCAGTGGGCGAAGGTGGCGGGTTCCGGCGACACCGGGCTCACCCAGCCCGGCAAGTCCGGCACCGTCTTCGGCTACGGCCGGACCACCTCCAGCGGCGGCTCGGGCGCGCTGTACAAGACCACGTTGCCGGTCAACGACGCCAAGGACTGCCAGGTGTTCAACGTCCGGGTCAACCCGGATGTGATGGTGTGCACCGGTTACGACAACGGCCGCACCGCGACCTGTAGCGGCGACAGCGGCGGTCCGTACATTGTGGACGGTGTGGTGGCCGGGGTCGTGTCCTGGGGCGCCGGCGGCTGCGACCGTTACAGCATCATGGCGCGGCTGACCAACGAGATGGGCGACTGGGCCAGGAAGGAGATCGGCGGGCAGCCCGGCGACGGCAAGTTCACCGTGGGCCTCTCGCCCTCCTCCGGCAAGGTGGAGCCCGGCAAGCACATCTCCACCAGCGTCACCAGCAAGGCCGGCGACCAGGGTGCGGAGAAGCTGGAGCTCAGCGCCGCCGGCCTGCCCGGCGGGGCCACCGCCACCTTCCAGCCGGCCTCGATCACCTCGGGTGAGGTCGCCAAGCTGACCATCGAGACCGCGACGAGCACGCCGAAGGGCACGCACAAGGTCACCGTCACGGCCAAGGGCGGCTCCGGCGCGAAGACCGCCGAGTACACCCTGACCGTCGGCGAGGGCGGCTCCACCGAGGGCCCGAAGCCCGTTGCCACCCCGAGTTCGGCCACCTCCGGGCCGGGCGGGTTCATCAACACCACGGTCGCCGTCACCGGCGGCACCGGCTCGATCACCCTCAGCGCCGAGGGCCTGCCCTCGCGGCCGATGTTCATGCCCTCGACGGTCAACCCTGGCGGCAGCTCGAAGATGAGCGTCGGCGTCCCGTTCCAGACCGGCACCTACAAGATCACCATCACCGCCACCGACAGCGCGGGCAAGTCCGGCAGCACTGAGTTCACCCTCACCGTGCGCTGACCCCCGCGGGCCGGAGCCCGTGCCGCCGCCCGCGGCACGGGCTCCTCCGCACCCGCCACGACCAGCCATCTCATCCGGATTTCAGCGCAGGCTGGGACGCTGCGCCGGTAGCACGACAGCTACCGAGATGGGGGTTCTTCGTGATCAAGAGACTCGGGCGCAGACCGGTGGCGGCGGCACTGGCCGCACTCGCCGCGGCGGGTTCGGTGCTGGCGGGCGGCACCGCGCACGCCGCCGACGGCCACGCCGACACCCAGGCGCTGCTCAACGGCTACCAGTCACACGCGGGACCGGGCGCGGCGGTGTACGCGGGCAACCGGACCGGTTCCTGGCACCTGAGCGCGGGCACCGCCTCGATCATCGGACCGGCCCGGCCGATCCGGCCGGACGAGCACTTCCGGGTGGGCAGCCAGACCAAGACCTTCACCGCCGCGGTGGTCCTGCAGCTGGTCGACGAGGGCAAGGTGGCGCTGGATGAGCCGATCGAGCGCTACCTGCCAGGTCTGGTGCAGGGCAACGGTTATGACGGCAACCGGATCACCGTGCGGCAGCTGCTCCAGCACACCGGCGGGGTGGCCAACCCGAACGTGCTGACCTACGCCCAGAACGCCGCCGGGCTGCTCAAGCCGGACGGCAGCGTGGAGCTGCGGCCTCTGGTCGAGGTCGGCCTGCGGACCTTCCCGCCGGTGGCCGAGCCGGGCGCGAAGGTGGAGTACTCCAACCTGGGTTACATGATCAACGGACTGCTGATCGAGAAGCTCACCGGTGTCTCCATCGGCGAGGCCATCACCAGCCGGATCATCAACCGGCTCGGCCTGACCAGGACCACCTTCCCCGGCCCCGGCGACCGCTCGCTGCCCGCGCCCTACCTCTCCGGCTACCGGGGTGTGCGGGCCGGTCCGTTCTTCTTCTGGACCGAGACCACCTCGGCGCCGCTCATTTCCGAGCCGTCCCTGGGCAGCCCGGCTGGCGCGGTCATCTCCTCGCTGGCCGACCTGTCGAAGTTCTACCGGGCGGTGGTGGACGGCGGGCTGTTCTCCGCGGCCACCGGTGCGGAGATGCGCCGGATCGCGACCATGCCCAACCCGTCCGACCCGCGCTGGCTCGGGGTGGGTCTCGGCGTGCAGCTGCTCTCGCTCTCCTGCGGCAACGCCTGGTTCCACAACGGCATCGCCACCTCCGGCTACACCTCGTTGACCGCGGTGACCGAGGACGGCAGGCACGCCTCGCTGATGACCAACGCCTGGGAGGCCACTTCGATCAAGCCCACCCCGGTGGACGTGATCGAGTCCGCGCTCTGCGGCAGCCGGTGAGGCGTCACGGGGTGGCGGGGTCGCCCGCCACCCCGTGCAGCACGGCCTGCCGCATCCGGCGCAGCTCCGGCCCCGGCCGCGCGGCCAGGTCGGCGGCCAGCCGGTCGCGCACCCGGTCGTACAGGGCCAGCGCGTCTGCCTGCCTGCCGCCGGCGCTCAGTGCCCGCATGAGCAGTGCGGCCACCGGTTCGTGGTGCGGGTGCACCGAGGCCAGCGCCCACAGCTCGTCCAGGGTCTCGGCGTGCCTGCCCAGGCTCAGCTGGCAGTGCGCCGCGCGCAGGGCGAGGTGCACGCCCCGGTCGGTCAGCCGGAGCCGTTCGGTCTCCGCGAACGGTCCCAGCAGCCCGGCCAGCGGGTCGCCGCGGAACAGGGCCAGCGCCCGGCGGTAGGCCCGCACCGCCTCGGCCAGGTCACCCGCGCGCTCGGCCGTGGCCGCCTCCGCGGCGATCCGGGCCAGCCCGGTCAGGTCGAGGTCCACCGCGGTGGCGCGGAAACGGTAGCCCCGCTGATCCCGTTCGATCACCGGGTCCCCGCCGCGGTGCAGGCATTTGCGCAGCCGGTAGACGTAGACCGGGACCACGTTGCCCAGCGGCGGTTCCAGCCCCCACACCCGGTGCAGCAGCTCGGCCTGGCTGACCGGGATGTCCGGGCGCAGCACCAGCGCGGCCAGCAGGCTCTGCTGCCGGACCGGCCCGAGGTCCAGCGCTTCCGCGCCGTGCCAGGCCCGCACCGGTCCGAGCACCGAGATCCGCAGCCGCGCGGCCGGGACCGGGGCGGTGAGCGGGAGGGTGATGCCGTGGTCGAAGGCGTAGACGATGGCCGCGGCCCGATCGCGCAGGCCGAGCTTGGCCTGGATGCGCCGGACGTGCTCGGTCACCGCCTGCTCCGCGACCGCGAGCGCGCGGCCGATCTCGGCGTCGGTGCGGCCGCGGCCGAGCGCGCGCAACACCTCGCGTTCGGTTCCGGTCAGCTCTTCGGTGGTGAGGCTGGGCACTCGCTGAGCGTGCGGTCCGGTCCGGGCGGCCGACCAGGCCATGAACCGGCCAATTGTGGCCGGTCCGATCACCGCTGCGGTCTGCGCCCCTGCCGCCGGTACAGCCGCAGCGCCTGCCGCCACACGTCCCCGGCCGGTCCGGACTCGCCGAGCGCGAGCTGGGCCTCGGCCAGTTTCGCCAGGGTGTTGGCTTCCTCGTAGGTGTTGCCGAGCTCGCGGTACACGGTCAGCGCCTGCCGGTAGTAGTCCAGGGCGTCGGCGTGCCTGCCGGTGTGCTGGGCGATGTAGCCCAGGCTGTCCAGGGTGTAGCCGAGACTGTCCGGCGCTGCGCTGTCATGGTGCTGCCGGAGCAGGGACAACGCGCTCTCGCAGTGCGCGCGGGCCTGCTCGAAGTCGGTCAGCAGGGCGTGGTACCAGCCCACCGCGTTGAGCGCCTGAGCTTCCCGCAGCGGCAGGCCGAGCCCCCGGTACAGCTCCAGCGCGCGGGTGGCGTGCGCCAGCGCGTGCTCGTTGTCCCCCAACTGTTCCCTGGCCCAGGCGAGGGTGTGCTGGGTGTGTGCCTGAGCCAGCGCGTCGCCGCTCTGCTCGGCCAGCTCCAGCGCCTGCCGGAGGTGCCGCACCGCCTCCTCGTGCTGCCCCGCCCTGGCGTGGGCGTGCCCGAGCAGCCGGTGCGCCCTGGCCCGCGCGGCCGGATCGCCCAGTGCCTCGGCCGCGGCCAGCCCGGCCTGCCACAGCGCGAGCGCCCCGTGCAGCCGCCCGCGCCGCCGGTGCACCACGTCCAGCGCACCGGCCAGCTGCCACACCAGCAGGTGCCACCCCCGGTCCCTGGCCAACCGGTGCACCGCCGCCAGGTTGCCCTCCTCGGCATCGAACCAGGCCAGCGCCGCGGCCTCGTCCCGCAGGTGGCTGTCGGTGGCGGGCGGTTCCAGCGGGATCGGCTCGCGGTGCGGGGCCAGCAGCCGGTCCGCGGCGTGCGCGGTGCTCAGGTAGTGCCCGGCCAACGCGGCCTCCCGGTCCGCATCGCCCGCCGCCAGGCGCTGGGCGTACTGCCGCACCAGGTCGTGGAAGCGGTACCGGCCGGGCACGGGCTGCTGGAGCAGGTGCGCGTCCACCAGCTCTTCCAGCAACTCCTCGGCAGCGGCCACCTCGATCCCGGCGAGCGCGGCCGCGGCCCGCCGTTCGATGTCCGGCCCGGGATGCAGCCCCAGCAGCCGGAACAGCCGCTGCTGCGCATCCGTGAGCTGCCGGTAGGACACCTCGAACGCCGCACCCACCCCCGCCAGCCGACCCTCCCGCAGCCGCTCGGTCAGATCCGCCACCGTCCACGCCGGACGCCCGCGCAACCGGGCGGCCGCGATCCGGACCGCCAGCGGCAGGAACCCGCAGCACCGCACCAGCTCCGCCACGGCTTCCCGTTGTCCGGCAACACGTTCCGCCCCCGCCACCCGCTCGAACAACGCGACCGCGTCCGCGGCGGACAACACGTCCAGCGACACCGCCCGCCCACTGCCCAACCCCGCGAGCCGCCCCCGGCTGGTCACCAGCGCCAGACACCCGGCCGCCCCCGGCAACAACGGCCGCACCTGCGCCGCGCTCACCGCGTTGTCCAGCACCACCAGCACCCGCCGCCCGGCCAGCTCCGCCCGCCACAACGAGGCCCGCTCATCCAGCCCAGCCGGAATCCGCTCCCCGCCAACCCCCAACGCGCGCAACAACATCTCCAGCGCCGCCGCCGGATCGGTGGCCTCCCGCTCACTGGCGTGCCCGTGCAGGTCGATGAACAGCGCGCCGTCGGGATAACGCCCGGCCAGCCGGTGCGCGACGTGCACGGCCAGCGTGGTCTTGCCCACCCCGGCCATCCCGTCGATCGCGTCGATCACCACCGTCCGCGGCCTGCCGTCACCCAGCTCCGCCAGCAGCCGCTCAACCTCCTCGGCCCGCCCGGTGAACTCCGCGGTGTCCCCCGGCAGGTCGTTGCGACCACCGGCGGGCGGCGCGGGATCATCCACGGCCGCGGCCAGCAACTGACCGCGTTCGGCCGGTGCCAACTCCAGCGCGTCGGCCAGCCGCCGGGCCGTGGACGGCCGGGGATCGGCCCGCCTACCGGTCTCCAGCCCGCCGATGGTGCGCACACCGACCCCGGACCGCTGCGCCAACTGCTCCTGGGTGAGCCCCGCCAGCACCCTGAACTGCCGCAGCCGCAAGCCGAACCGGCCCGTCACCCGTCACTCCCCCTGGGGAAAGCGGAGCAGCTACTCCGTCCCACTCCAACATATAGCGCACCGGGGGCCTTGCGGCAAGGCCCCGGTCATGCCGCAGAATCTCCCGCCGTAGCCACAACCAGCGAAAACGGGAGTACCCAGGTGCGAATGACGGACGCCGACGTGATCATCGTGGGCGCGGGCCCCACCGGGCTGATGCTGGCCGGTGAACTGCGGCTGACCGGGGTGCGGCCGCTGGTGCTGGAGCGGCAGCCGGAGCTGCGGGACATCCCGAAGGCCGGTGGGCTGGGCGGGCAGGTCCTGGAGCTGTTGCGCTACCGGGGTGTGCTGGACAAGCTGGTCGCGGCCACCACCGGTCCGCTGCCGCCGCCCCGGTTCCCCTTCGGCGGGGTGCACGTGGACCTCACCCGCCTGCCGGACCCGCCGATGCACGCGCTGCCGCTGCCGCAGGCGCGACTGGAGCGGGTGCTGGAGGACCACGCCCTGGCGGTTGGCACCGAGATCCGGCGCGGGCACGAGGTGCTCGGGGTGAGTCAGGACGAGGACGGGGTCACCGCGGAGGTGCGCGGGCCGGACGGGCCGTACGAGGTGCGGGGCAGGTACCTGGTGGGCTGTGACGGGCCGCGCAGCCCGGTGCGGGAGCTGGCCGGGATTCCATTCCCCGGCACCACCTATCCGGAGGTGAACCGGTTCGCGCACGTGACCTTGCCGGAGTCGGTGCGGGTGCTGGACGACGGCGATCTGGACATCGCCGGGCAGCGCCGGATCGCCGCCGGTTTCACCCGGACCGAGCGGGGTGTGTTCGCCTTCGGGCCGCTCTCCCCCGGGTCGGTGATGGTCTACACCACCGAGGACGAGTTCACCCAGCCCGAGGACGACGCGCCGATGACGCTGGCCGAGGTCAGCGAGAGCGTGCGCCGGGTGCTGGGCATCGACCTGCCCATGGGCGAAGCCAGCAGGCTCTCCCGCTACCGCCACCAGGCGCGGCAGGCCGAGCGGTACCGGGACGGCCGGATCCTGCTCGCCGGTGATGCGGCGCACCAGTTCCCGGCCACCGGGGTCGGGCTCAACGCCGGGATGCTGGACGCGGTCAACCTGGCCTGGAAGCTGGCCGCCGCACTGCAAGGCTGGGCTCCGGACGGGCTGTTGGAGACCTACCACCAGGAGCGGCACTTCGCCGGGGCGCGCACCCTCCAGCACACCCAGGCCCAGGTGGCGTTGCGGCGCACCCAGGACGCGGCCGCCGACGCGCTGCGCGCGGTGTTCCAGGAACTGCTCGCCGACGAGCCCGCGGCCCGGCGGATCGGCGCCATGATCGCGGGTTCGGACTTCCGCTACCCGCTGCCCGGCGCCGACCGGCACCCCTTGGTCGGCGCGTTCGCCCCCGACCTCGCCCTGCACACCGACCAGGGCGGCACCAGCGTCGCCGAACTGCTCGCCGC from Crossiella sp. CA-258035 harbors:
- a CDS encoding FAD-dependent monooxygenase; translated protein: MTDADVIIVGAGPTGLMLAGELRLTGVRPLVLERQPELRDIPKAGGLGGQVLELLRYRGVLDKLVAATTGPLPPPRFPFGGVHVDLTRLPDPPMHALPLPQARLERVLEDHALAVGTEIRRGHEVLGVSQDEDGVTAEVRGPDGPYEVRGRYLVGCDGPRSPVRELAGIPFPGTTYPEVNRFAHVTLPESVRVLDDGDLDIAGQRRIAAGFTRTERGVFAFGPLSPGSVMVYTTEDEFTQPEDDAPMTLAEVSESVRRVLGIDLPMGEASRLSRYRHQARQAERYRDGRILLAGDAAHQFPATGVGLNAGMLDAVNLAWKLAAALQGWAPDGLLETYHQERHFAGARTLQHTQAQVALRRTQDAAADALRAVFQELLADEPAARRIGAMIAGSDFRYPLPGADRHPLVGAFAPDLALHTDQGGTSVAELLAAARPVLLDLTGRADLHEVAGDWRHRVDLVTAKTEDRPADLLLIRPDAHIAWAASLDEPADTAAPALREALATWFGDPVAELG